From Cellulomonas fimi ATCC 484, a single genomic window includes:
- a CDS encoding universal stress protein — translation MTIVVGAQPFGDPRAALELGANLARTLPERSGVFVLVVATVVPPDGGRHGSDAALAHAQDVARAWATERAVGMQVEFVTVRARSVPRALADVAERQDATALVLGSSTAGAHGHVVVGSTADVLLHTSRVPVAVAPRGYQAVSVAGAGPLDVPVHRLTVAFGGTPSGREPVRWAQALTREIDVRLRVASFGVRAMPMYPPEVGLDIEAEVSEQWREQVSAAQRDLDLGPDVELVTSVGTSWADAMDRIPWEPGEVLIAGSSSVGGLRAVFLGSRAAKIVRHSPVPVLVVPRGSDPLP, via the coding sequence GTGACCATCGTCGTCGGCGCACAGCCGTTCGGAGACCCGCGCGCCGCGCTCGAGCTCGGCGCCAACCTCGCCCGGACCCTGCCCGAGCGCTCGGGCGTGTTCGTCCTCGTCGTCGCGACCGTCGTCCCGCCCGACGGCGGCCGTCACGGCAGCGACGCCGCGCTCGCGCACGCGCAGGACGTCGCCCGCGCCTGGGCCACGGAGCGAGCCGTCGGGATGCAGGTCGAGTTCGTCACCGTGCGCGCCCGGTCGGTGCCGCGCGCGCTCGCGGACGTCGCCGAGCGGCAGGACGCCACCGCGCTCGTCCTCGGCTCCTCGACCGCCGGCGCGCACGGCCACGTCGTCGTGGGCTCGACCGCGGACGTCCTGCTGCACACCTCGCGCGTGCCCGTCGCCGTCGCGCCGCGCGGCTACCAGGCCGTGTCCGTCGCGGGCGCCGGGCCGCTCGACGTCCCCGTGCACCGGCTCACCGTCGCGTTCGGCGGCACCCCGTCGGGCCGCGAGCCCGTGCGCTGGGCGCAGGCGCTCACGCGCGAGATCGACGTGCGGCTGCGCGTCGCGTCCTTCGGGGTGCGCGCCATGCCCATGTACCCGCCGGAGGTCGGCCTCGACATCGAGGCCGAGGTGTCCGAGCAGTGGCGCGAGCAGGTGTCCGCCGCGCAGCGCGACCTCGACCTGGGCCCCGACGTCGAGCTCGTGACGTCCGTCGGCACGAGCTGGGCCGACGCCATGGACCGCATCCCGTGGGAGCCCGGCGAGGTGCTCATCGCCGGGTCCTCGAGCGTCGGCGGGCTGCGCGCGGTGTTCCTGGGGTCCCGCGCCGCCAAGATCGTCCGGCACTCCCCGGTCCCGGTCCTCGTCGTCCCGCGGGGGAGCGACCCCCTGCCCTGA
- a CDS encoding extracellular solute-binding protein — translation MGRARRATVVLARAAVCAAAGCGGSPSPEPQESPGGVVDVLGLWSGPELDAFLTVEGRWEDATGHRLDWHGAQDVARDLARRLDAGDPPDVAVLPNPGLLHDLADDGALLPLEPVVGADRLARDYPATGVPPETYPDVVSRRLADTLVSAPTVRFGAGDAMPSVVQRAWWQAMLAYAEDPRTLDARLALLTTTAAAAR, via the coding sequence ATGGGTCGTGCGCGCAGGGCGACGGTCGTGCTCGCGCGCGCGGCCGTCTGCGCCGCCGCGGGCTGCGGCGGGTCCCCGTCCCCGGAGCCGCAGGAGTCGCCAGGGGGAGTCGTCGACGTGCTGGGCCTGTGGAGCGGCCCCGAGCTCGACGCCTTCCTCACCGTCGAGGGCCGGTGGGAGGACGCCACCGGGCACAGGCTGGACTGGCACGGGGCGCAGGACGTCGCGCGGGACCTCGCCAGACGTCTCGACGCGGGCGACCCGCCGGACGTCGCCGTGCTGCCGAACCCGGGCCTCCTGCACGACCTCGCCGACGACGGTGCCCTGCTGCCGCTCGAGCCCGTCGTCGGTGCGGACCGGCTCGCGCGCGACTACCCGGCGACGGGCGTGCCGCCCGAGACCTATCCCGACGTCGTGTCCCGACGGCTCGCGGACACCCTGGTGAGCGCGCCGACCGTGCGGTTCGGGGCGGGCGACGCGATGCCGTCCGTGGTGCAGCGCGCGTGGTGGCAGGCGATGCTCGCGTACGCCGAGGACCCGCGGACCCTCGACGCACGCCTCGCGCTGCTCACGACCACGGCAGCCGCCGCGCGCTGA
- a CDS encoding ATP-dependent DNA ligase, which translates to MLLADVAATSAAVAATRSRLAKRALLVDVLRRAEPEDVPVVARYLAGELRQRRTGLGWRSLASLPGPAAGPSLTVAAVDAAFAHMAQLEGPGSATERSRLAAELFAAATGPEQALLRGLVSGELRQGALDALLLDALAEAAGVPPDAVRRAAMLAGATEPVAVAALGAADPQAALEALAAFTLTVGRPVRPMLAQSAPDVATAVAGLGGGPVVVDTKLDGIRIQVHRTADDVRVYTRSLDDITARVPEIVEAVRAVPASTLVLDGEALVVDDTGRPVPFQDTAARSATKDADVAAAVRLTPFFFDCLHVDGRDLLDSPLTERLAVLDATVGPAAVTRLVTADPDAAQDWFARVVAAGQEGVVVKAADAPYEAGRRGAAWVKVKPRHTLDLVVLAVERGSGRRSGWLSNIHLGARDGHGGFVMLGKTFKGMTDEMLAQQTERFRELEVSDDGWTVTVRPEQVVEIAFDGVQRSTRYPGGVALRFARVVRYRDDKSAAQADTIDAVRALHAP; encoded by the coding sequence ATGCTGCTCGCCGACGTCGCCGCCACCTCCGCGGCCGTGGCCGCGACCCGCTCGCGCCTCGCCAAGCGTGCGCTGCTCGTCGACGTCCTGCGCCGCGCCGAGCCCGAGGACGTGCCCGTCGTCGCGCGCTACCTCGCGGGCGAGCTGCGGCAGCGGCGCACGGGCCTCGGCTGGCGCTCGCTCGCGTCCCTGCCCGGCCCCGCGGCCGGGCCGTCGCTCACCGTGGCGGCCGTCGACGCGGCCTTCGCGCACATGGCGCAGCTCGAGGGGCCCGGTTCCGCGACCGAGCGGTCCCGGCTCGCCGCCGAGCTGTTCGCCGCCGCGACGGGACCGGAGCAGGCGCTGCTGCGGGGCCTCGTGTCCGGCGAGCTGCGGCAGGGCGCGCTCGACGCGCTCCTGCTCGACGCACTCGCCGAGGCCGCCGGGGTGCCGCCCGACGCCGTCCGGCGCGCCGCGATGCTCGCCGGCGCGACGGAGCCCGTCGCCGTCGCCGCGCTCGGGGCCGCCGACCCGCAGGCGGCCCTCGAGGCGCTGGCCGCGTTCACGCTCACCGTCGGCCGGCCGGTCCGGCCCATGCTGGCGCAGTCCGCACCCGACGTCGCGACCGCGGTGGCAGGGCTCGGCGGCGGTCCCGTCGTCGTCGACACCAAGCTCGACGGGATCCGGATCCAGGTGCACCGCACCGCCGACGACGTCCGCGTCTACACGCGCAGCCTCGACGACATCACGGCCCGCGTGCCCGAGATCGTCGAGGCGGTCCGCGCGGTGCCCGCGAGCACCCTGGTCCTCGACGGCGAGGCCCTCGTCGTCGACGACACCGGCCGGCCCGTGCCGTTCCAGGACACCGCCGCGCGCAGCGCGACGAAGGACGCCGACGTCGCCGCCGCGGTGCGCCTCACGCCGTTCTTCTTCGACTGCCTGCACGTCGATGGCCGCGACCTGCTCGACTCCCCGCTCACCGAGCGTCTCGCCGTCCTCGACGCCACCGTGGGACCGGCCGCCGTGACCCGCCTCGTCACCGCCGACCCGGACGCCGCGCAGGACTGGTTCGCCCGCGTCGTCGCCGCCGGGCAGGAGGGTGTCGTCGTCAAGGCCGCGGACGCCCCCTACGAGGCGGGCCGCCGGGGTGCCGCGTGGGTCAAGGTCAAGCCGCGCCACACCCTGGACCTCGTCGTGCTCGCCGTCGAGCGCGGGTCGGGCCGCCGCAGCGGGTGGCTGTCGAACATCCACCTCGGCGCGCGCGACGGGCACGGCGGGTTCGTCATGCTCGGCAAGACGTTCAAGGGCATGACCGACGAGATGCTGGCCCAGCAGACGGAACGCTTCCGCGAGCTGGAGGTCTCCGACGACGGCTGGACCGTCACCGTCCGGCCGGAGCAGGTCGTCGAGATCGCGTTCGACGGCGTCCAGCGCTCGACGCGCTACCCGGGCGGTGTCGCGCTGCGGTTCGCGCGAGTCGTCCGCTACCGCGACGACAAGTCCGCCGCGCAGGCCGACACGATCGACGCCGTCCGCGCGCTCCACGCGCCGTAG
- a CDS encoding alpha/beta fold hydrolase, translating to MRPIVFVHGTRTSSAIWRHQLDALTRSGHPTIALDLPGHGARAHERFTLDGAIRAIDDAVATFAVPPLLVGLSLGGYASLAYAGRHEHKLAGVVLAGCSTEIKGKPLRAYRDASGALTRALRIGGGTWHVVTDMLTAMAGYSPLTDLRRLRLPVWVVNGRRDILRLDERRYLTARPGTRLHVVRRAGHDVNSHAPVAFNRVLLDALHELRLPSTRALLPAL from the coding sequence ATCCGTCCCATCGTCTTCGTCCACGGCACGCGCACGTCGTCCGCGATCTGGCGTCACCAGCTGGACGCGCTGACCCGGTCCGGCCACCCGACGATCGCGCTCGACCTGCCCGGCCACGGTGCGCGCGCGCACGAGCGGTTCACGCTCGACGGCGCGATCCGCGCGATCGACGACGCCGTCGCGACGTTCGCCGTGCCGCCGCTGCTCGTCGGGCTGTCGCTCGGCGGGTACGCGAGCCTCGCGTACGCGGGCCGCCACGAGCACAAGCTCGCGGGCGTCGTGCTCGCGGGCTGCTCGACGGAGATCAAGGGCAAGCCGCTGCGCGCGTACCGCGACGCGTCCGGCGCACTGACCCGCGCGCTGCGGATCGGCGGCGGCACGTGGCACGTGGTCACCGACATGCTCACCGCGATGGCCGGGTACTCGCCGCTGACCGACCTGCGCCGCCTGCGGCTGCCCGTGTGGGTCGTCAACGGCCGCCGCGACATCCTGCGCCTCGACGAGCGCCGCTACCTCACCGCCCGCCCGGGCACGCGCCTGCACGTCGTCCGGCGCGCGGGCCACGACGTCAACTCGCACGCCCCCGTCGCGTTCAACCGCGTCCTGCTCGACGCCCTGCACGAGCTGCGCCTGCCCTCGACGCGCGCCCTGCTGCCGGCGCTCTGA
- a CDS encoding matrixin family metalloprotease, which yields MSGPDVARAGTRWREAGPAVGAPDPVAPSAPRAGGAAAFGSWSPQGEPPPVGGPEVLPWPTAGAPEVLGSTWAPRPVGAPGPVVLLPTRRRRPLAAVAAVAAVVTAGLVSGAAWWVGEESARLAPPRGLEEAAAPLGAPPPESALDEGPHTFSALQPDGAGPVTYSPCRPIHYVVRPDGAPPQADLLVRTAVERVSAATGLQFVADGATDEGPDPDRKAYQPDRYGRRWAPVLFTWSDEVETPGLAGDVAGTGGSASVTVDGRAVYVTGEVTLDTAELAPLLESPNGTAVAIGVVTHELAHVVGLGHVDDPAQLMYPSTNLAVTAFSAGDRAGLAALGRGACAPDV from the coding sequence GTGAGCGGACCGGACGTCGCGCGCGCCGGGACGCGGTGGCGCGAGGCCGGGCCCGCGGTCGGCGCGCCCGACCCCGTGGCACCGTCGGCTCCGCGTGCCGGTGGGGCGGCCGCGTTCGGCTCGTGGTCGCCGCAGGGCGAACCGCCTCCCGTGGGCGGCCCCGAGGTGCTGCCCTGGCCGACCGCGGGGGCGCCCGAGGTGCTGGGGTCGACGTGGGCGCCCCGGCCGGTCGGCGCACCGGGTCCCGTGGTGCTGCTGCCGACGCGGCGGCGGCGTCCTCTGGCGGCCGTCGCCGCGGTCGCCGCGGTGGTCACGGCAGGTCTGGTCAGCGGTGCCGCCTGGTGGGTCGGCGAGGAGTCCGCGCGTCTCGCCCCGCCGCGCGGGCTCGAAGAGGCCGCAGCACCGCTGGGCGCCCCGCCGCCGGAGTCGGCGCTCGACGAGGGCCCGCACACGTTCAGCGCCCTGCAGCCCGACGGGGCCGGCCCGGTGACGTACAGCCCGTGCCGGCCGATCCACTACGTCGTGCGTCCCGACGGCGCTCCCCCGCAGGCCGACCTGCTGGTCCGCACCGCCGTCGAGCGGGTCTCCGCGGCGACAGGCCTGCAGTTCGTCGCCGACGGCGCGACCGACGAGGGCCCCGACCCGGACCGCAAGGCGTACCAGCCCGACCGCTACGGCCGCCGGTGGGCGCCCGTGCTGTTCACGTGGTCGGACGAGGTGGAGACCCCGGGGCTCGCCGGGGACGTCGCCGGGACCGGCGGGTCGGCGTCCGTGACCGTCGACGGGCGGGCCGTGTACGTCACCGGAGAGGTGACGTTGGACACAGCGGAGCTCGCCCCGCTGCTCGAGAGCCCCAACGGGACGGCCGTCGCGATCGGCGTCGTGACGCACGAGCTCGCCCACGTCGTCGGCCTCGGGCACGTCGACGACCCGGCCCAGCTGATGTACCCGAGCACGAACCTCGCGGTCACGGCGTTCTCGGCCGGCGACCGGGCCGGCCTGGCCGCGCTCGGCCGCGGCGCCTGCGCGCCCGACGTCTGA
- a CDS encoding fructosamine kinase family protein: MVTVFRKARAGAPAGFFACEAAGLAWLRDAGGVPVVDVLDVHDSALTLVRLEPVAASREVARTFGRRLAVTHDAGADAFGAPPPGWGRDGFFGPLDQPLPMPAGAFGAWGEFHATCRVAPVTRLLVDGGVVDGGVAAALDRLAARLASGVFDDDDVPARLHGDLWSGNVVWTAAGATLVDPAAHGGHRETDLAMLALFGLPFLDDVLAAYGEVHPLRPGVGRRAGLHQVYPVAVHALLFGGAYVDRLAELARRWGR, encoded by the coding sequence GTGGTGACGGTGTTCCGCAAGGCACGCGCGGGGGCACCGGCGGGGTTCTTCGCGTGCGAGGCGGCGGGGCTCGCGTGGCTCCGCGACGCGGGCGGGGTGCCGGTCGTGGACGTGCTGGACGTGCACGACTCGGCCCTGACGCTCGTGCGGCTCGAGCCCGTCGCCGCGTCGCGCGAGGTGGCACGCACGTTCGGCCGGCGCCTGGCGGTGACGCACGACGCGGGTGCCGACGCGTTCGGGGCGCCGCCGCCGGGCTGGGGCCGCGACGGCTTCTTCGGGCCGCTGGACCAGCCCCTGCCGATGCCCGCGGGGGCGTTCGGGGCGTGGGGCGAGTTCCACGCGACGTGCCGGGTCGCACCCGTGACCCGCCTGCTCGTGGACGGCGGCGTCGTGGACGGCGGCGTGGCGGCCGCGCTCGACCGGCTCGCGGCGCGTCTGGCGTCGGGGGTGTTCGACGACGACGACGTCCCCGCGCGGCTGCACGGCGACCTGTGGTCCGGGAACGTCGTGTGGACCGCCGCCGGTGCGACGCTCGTCGACCCCGCCGCGCACGGCGGCCACCGGGAGACCGACCTCGCGATGCTGGCCCTGTTCGGGCTGCCGTTCCTCGACGACGTCCTCGCCGCGTACGGCGAGGTGCACCCGCTGCGACCCGGCGTCGGCCGCCGCGCGGGCCTGCACCAGGTCTACCCCGTCGCGGTGCACGCGCTGCTGTTCGGCGGCGCGTACGTCGACCGGCTGGCCGAGCTCGCGCGGCGGTGGGGGCGGTGA
- the ald gene encoding alanine dehydrogenase, whose protein sequence is MRVGVPRELKNREYRVSLTPAGAHQLVRAGHDVLVEEGAGTGSAIPDDEYRAAGATLVADADTVWGEADLVCKVKEPVPAEHHRLRDGLVLFTYLHLAADRATTDALLAAGTTAIAYETVQLPDGSLPLLAPMSEVAGRLATQVGAYHLMRNEGGRGLLLGGVPGVDAAKVVVLGAGVVGRHAAEIAVGMRADVTVLDVAMPRLREVDAAFGGRVRTLASSTWTLERELLDADLVVGAVLVPGARAPRLVSNDLVSRMHAGAVLVDVAVDQGGCFEDTRPTTHDDPTYRVHDTLFYCVANMPGAVPVTSTRALTNVTLPYVSALADRGWRDAVATDPALALGLTTHAGALVNAAVAQAHGYRAEPLEAVTGRR, encoded by the coding sequence ATGCGCGTCGGCGTCCCACGCGAGCTCAAGAACCGCGAGTACCGCGTCTCCCTCACCCCCGCGGGTGCGCACCAGCTCGTGCGCGCCGGCCACGACGTGCTCGTCGAGGAGGGCGCCGGGACCGGCTCGGCGATCCCCGACGACGAGTACCGCGCCGCGGGAGCGACGCTCGTCGCCGACGCGGACACCGTCTGGGGCGAGGCGGACCTCGTCTGCAAGGTCAAGGAGCCCGTGCCGGCCGAGCACCACCGGCTGCGCGACGGTCTCGTGCTGTTCACCTACCTGCACCTCGCCGCGGACCGCGCCACGACCGACGCGCTGCTCGCCGCCGGAACCACCGCGATCGCCTACGAGACCGTCCAGCTCCCCGACGGGAGCCTGCCCCTGCTCGCCCCCATGTCGGAGGTCGCGGGGCGGCTCGCGACCCAGGTCGGTGCGTACCACCTCATGCGCAACGAGGGCGGGCGCGGCCTGCTGCTGGGCGGCGTCCCGGGCGTCGACGCCGCGAAGGTCGTCGTGCTGGGTGCGGGCGTCGTCGGGCGGCACGCCGCGGAGATCGCGGTCGGCATGCGCGCCGACGTGACCGTCCTCGACGTCGCCATGCCGCGCCTGCGCGAGGTCGACGCCGCCTTCGGGGGCCGGGTGCGCACGCTCGCGTCCTCCACGTGGACGCTCGAGCGCGAGCTCCTCGACGCCGACCTCGTCGTCGGCGCCGTCCTCGTGCCCGGCGCGCGCGCGCCGCGCCTCGTCTCGAACGACCTCGTGTCCCGCATGCACGCGGGGGCGGTGCTCGTGGACGTGGCCGTCGACCAGGGCGGCTGCTTCGAGGACACCCGGCCGACGACGCACGACGACCCGACCTACCGGGTGCACGACACGCTGTTCTACTGCGTCGCGAACATGCCCGGTGCGGTCCCCGTGACGTCGACGCGCGCGCTCACGAACGTCACGCTGCCGTACGTGTCGGCGCTCGCGGACCGGGGCTGGCGCGACGCGGTCGCCACGGACCCGGCCCTCGCGCTCGGCCTGACGACGCACGCCGGGGCGCTGGTCAACGCGGCCGTGGCGCAGGCGCACGGCTACCGCGCGGAGCCCCTCGAGGCGGTCACGGGCCGCCGCTGA
- a CDS encoding NAD-dependent epimerase/dehydratase family protein: MRTALVIGGTGQVGRAVVPALVGDGWAVRVLSRGSRADAATVEAWGAHGVVGDRRDPEVVRRALHGGVDVVVDVVGYDDRDAVPLLAHRGQVGSAVVVSSAAVYVDDAGDGLETDRFGTFPVPLDESRPTVDAGRDTYATGKVALERAWLHSPVPTTALRAAAIHGPGCVQPREWTFVRRVLDGRDVRVLAHDGESRFQTVATAVLAELVRLAAARPGDRVLNAADPDAPTVAEIARVVDATLGAQSRTVTFPGPPRGNLGLTPWSVPHPLVLDMTRAASELGYVAPGSYAVTAPAAVHWLVDEASRRDWRDAFPGFVRMEAMGDFFDYAAEDAFLAAGAGARADDPRA; the protein is encoded by the coding sequence ATGCGGACGGCACTCGTGATCGGCGGTACAGGGCAGGTCGGCCGGGCGGTCGTGCCGGCGCTCGTGGGGGACGGCTGGGCGGTGCGCGTGCTGTCCCGGGGGTCGCGCGCGGACGCAGCGACCGTGGAGGCGTGGGGGGCGCACGGCGTCGTGGGGGACCGGCGCGACCCGGAGGTGGTGCGGCGGGCGCTGCACGGCGGCGTCGACGTCGTCGTGGACGTCGTCGGGTACGACGACCGGGACGCGGTGCCGCTGCTCGCGCACCGGGGCCAGGTCGGCTCGGCCGTCGTCGTGTCGAGCGCCGCGGTGTACGTGGACGACGCGGGCGACGGCCTCGAGACCGACCGGTTCGGCACGTTCCCGGTCCCGCTGGACGAGAGCCGTCCGACGGTCGACGCGGGCCGCGACACGTACGCGACGGGCAAGGTCGCGCTCGAGCGCGCGTGGCTGCACTCGCCCGTCCCGACGACCGCGCTGCGCGCGGCCGCGATCCACGGCCCCGGGTGCGTGCAGCCGCGGGAGTGGACGTTCGTGCGGCGCGTGCTCGACGGACGCGACGTGCGCGTGCTCGCCCACGACGGCGAGAGCCGGTTCCAGACGGTCGCCACGGCCGTCCTCGCCGAGCTCGTCCGGCTCGCCGCCGCGCGCCCGGGGGACCGCGTGCTCAACGCCGCGGACCCGGACGCGCCGACGGTCGCCGAGATCGCCCGGGTCGTGGACGCGACCCTCGGCGCGCAGAGCCGCACCGTCACGTTCCCCGGGCCGCCGCGCGGCAACCTCGGCCTGACGCCGTGGTCGGTCCCGCACCCGCTCGTGCTCGACATGACGAGGGCCGCGTCCGAGCTGGGCTACGTCGCGCCCGGCAGCTACGCCGTCACGGCACCCGCGGCGGTCCACTGGCTCGTCGACGAGGCGTCCCGCCGGGACTGGCGCGACGCGTTCCCCGGCTTCGTCCGCATGGAGGCCATGGGCGACTTCTTCGACTACGCCGCCGAGGACGCGTTCCTCGCCGCGGGCGCCGGCGCACGCGCCGACGACCCGCGCGCGTGA
- a CDS encoding M3 family metallopeptidase: protein MTHEPLDADNPFASPSTLPYGLPDYTRIREEHYRPALLAGMAEHRAQVEAIAADPAEPTVENTLEALERAGRLLHRAAVAFYNQASSDSTPGLDAIEEEVAPLLAAHRDAIYLDARLFARVQTLVDQAAAGALDLPDDTAWLLHRTHTAFVRAGVRLDETAQARLREINAEISALDSTFGRNLLAATNAAAVLLTDEAELDGLPDDARAAAALAAAERGHEGAWLVELQLPTQQPSLALLRDRSVRERVYRASVTRGATGGEHDTRAALLGLARLRAERAQLLGYAHHADYVAQDATAGSADAVADLLGRLAPVAVANAREEATALAEALERDHPGATLEPWDWAYYAEQVRQERRSLDDARLRPYLDLERVLGDGVFRAANRLYGLTFAERRDLTGYHPDVRVFEVFDADGSGLGLFLADYWTRPSKRGGAWMNNLVDQSTLLAEPPVVVNNLNVPKPPAGEPTLLAWDEVITLFHEFGHALHGLLSDVRFPSQSGTEVPRDFVEYPSQVNEMWAWEPQVLSAFAVHHETGEPMPAEWVQTLLDARQDGEGFATTEYLAAALLDQAWYRLAPDEVPTDVADVEPFEVAALAAAGVDFPPVPPRYRTTYFNHVFASGYSAGYYSYIWSEVLDADTVEWFRENGGLLRTNGDAFRARLLGRGGSIDPLQAFRDLRGRDPQITPLLARRGLLAAVPEA from the coding sequence ATGACTCACGAGCCCCTCGACGCGGACAACCCGTTCGCGTCACCCTCGACGCTGCCCTACGGCCTGCCCGACTACACCCGCATCCGTGAGGAGCACTACCGGCCCGCGCTGCTCGCGGGCATGGCGGAGCACCGCGCGCAGGTCGAGGCGATCGCGGCCGACCCCGCGGAGCCGACGGTCGAAAACACGCTGGAGGCGCTCGAGCGCGCCGGTCGGCTGCTGCACCGCGCGGCGGTCGCGTTCTACAACCAGGCGAGCAGCGACTCGACGCCGGGCCTCGACGCGATCGAGGAGGAGGTCGCCCCGCTGCTCGCGGCGCACCGCGACGCGATCTACCTCGACGCCCGCCTGTTCGCGCGCGTGCAGACGCTCGTCGACCAGGCCGCGGCCGGCGCGCTCGACCTGCCCGACGACACCGCGTGGCTGCTGCACCGCACCCACACCGCGTTCGTCCGCGCGGGCGTCCGCCTCGACGAGACCGCGCAGGCCCGCCTGCGCGAGATCAACGCCGAGATCAGCGCGCTCGACTCGACCTTCGGGCGCAACCTGCTCGCCGCGACGAACGCCGCGGCGGTCCTGCTCACCGACGAGGCGGAGCTCGACGGCCTGCCCGACGACGCGCGCGCAGCCGCCGCGCTCGCCGCGGCCGAGCGGGGCCACGAGGGCGCGTGGCTCGTCGAGCTGCAGCTCCCGACGCAGCAGCCGTCCCTCGCGCTGCTGCGCGACCGGTCGGTCCGTGAGCGCGTCTACCGCGCGTCGGTGACGCGCGGCGCGACGGGCGGTGAGCACGACACGCGTGCCGCGCTGCTCGGGCTCGCGCGGCTGCGGGCGGAGCGCGCGCAGCTCCTCGGCTACGCGCACCACGCCGACTACGTCGCCCAGGACGCGACGGCGGGCTCGGCCGACGCGGTCGCCGACCTGCTGGGCCGCCTCGCACCCGTCGCGGTCGCGAACGCGCGCGAGGAGGCCACGGCGCTCGCGGAGGCGCTCGAGCGCGACCACCCGGGCGCGACGCTCGAGCCCTGGGACTGGGCCTACTACGCCGAGCAGGTCCGCCAGGAGCGCCGCTCGCTCGACGACGCACGGCTGCGCCCCTACCTCGACCTGGAGCGCGTGCTGGGCGACGGGGTGTTCCGCGCGGCGAACCGGCTCTACGGGCTGACGTTCGCCGAGCGGCGCGACCTGACCGGCTACCACCCCGACGTGCGGGTGTTCGAGGTGTTCGACGCCGACGGCTCAGGCCTCGGGCTGTTCCTCGCCGACTACTGGACGCGCCCGTCCAAGCGCGGCGGTGCGTGGATGAACAACCTCGTCGACCAGTCGACGCTGCTGGCCGAGCCGCCCGTCGTCGTCAACAACCTCAACGTCCCGAAGCCGCCCGCGGGCGAGCCGACGCTGCTCGCGTGGGACGAGGTCATCACGCTGTTCCACGAGTTCGGGCACGCGCTGCACGGCCTGCTGTCGGACGTCCGGTTCCCGTCGCAGTCGGGCACGGAGGTGCCGCGCGACTTCGTCGAGTACCCGTCGCAGGTCAACGAGATGTGGGCGTGGGAGCCGCAGGTCCTGTCGGCGTTCGCGGTGCACCACGAGACCGGTGAGCCGATGCCGGCCGAGTGGGTGCAGACGCTGCTCGACGCCCGGCAGGACGGCGAGGGCTTCGCGACGACCGAGTACCTCGCCGCCGCGCTGCTCGACCAGGCCTGGTACCGGCTCGCCCCGGACGAGGTCCCGACGGACGTCGCGGACGTCGAGCCGTTCGAGGTGGCCGCGCTCGCCGCGGCGGGCGTCGACTTCCCGCCGGTGCCGCCGCGGTACCGCACGACGTACTTCAACCACGTCTTCGCCTCCGGCTACAGCGCGGGCTACTACTCCTACATCTGGTCGGAGGTGCTCGACGCCGACACCGTCGAGTGGTTCCGCGAGAACGGCGGCCTGCTCCGCACGAACGGCGACGCGTTCCGGGCCCGGCTGCTCGGGCGCGGCGGCTCGATCGACCCGCTGCAGGCGTTCCGCGACCTGCGCGGCCGCGACCCGCAGATCACCCCGCTGCTCGCGAGGCGTGGCCTGCTGGCGGCCGTGCCCGAGGCGTGA